The proteins below are encoded in one region of Danio rerio strain Tuebingen ecotype United States chromosome 12, GRCz12tu, whole genome shotgun sequence:
- the rhobtb1 gene encoding rho-related BTB domain-containing protein 1 isoform X2 — protein MWYLEIKHFCPRTPVILVGCQLDLRYADLEAVNRARRPLSRPIKPGDILPPESGREVAKELGIPYYETSVFDQFGIKDIFDNAIRAALISRRHLQFWKSHLRRVQKPLLQAPFLPPKAPPPLIKIPECPAKNRDGPKQLLETPLCADVMFIVQEHVHLYAHRIYLSTSSSKFFDLFQMDFSDESQCLVVTERHGRDQLMRTLSLDTEEDVMVLPNLSPCSLRASKSDGTLKMLSFSGMHRRTRLSLASWSKAFYSIHKENVINPVTGTPALMTIVKMDHSIHHGPFSAVLRFLYTGELDEKEKDLMKIAQIAEILEVFDLRMMVENIMNNEGFMNQEITKAFHVRKANRIKECLAKNNFTDVVFRLDDGTINAHKPLLISSCDWMAALFGGSFMESANDEVSFPNTSRVCMQAVLEYLYTNQLSPMADLDPMELIALANRLCLPRLIALTEQYAVSELLKASKDGQDIDGEVLTYLELAQFHNANQLAAWCLHHICTHYNRICANYRKEIKSKSPENQEYFEKHRWPPVWYLKEEDHYQRVKKEREKEDVVLNKHHSRRRWCFWSTSPAVA, from the exons ATGTGGTACCTCGAGATTAAGCACTTCTGTCCACGCACACCTGTCATCTTGGTTGGCTGCCAGCTGGACTTGCGCTACGCTGACCTGGAGGCAGTCAATCGTGCTAGGCGACCATTATCAAG GCCCATTAAACCTGGAGACATTTTGCCTCCAGAGAGTGGAAGGGAGGTAGCCAAAGAGCTTGGCATCCCATACTACGAGACCAGCGTTTTCGATCAATTCGGTATCAAGGATATCTTTGATAACGCCATCCGAGCAGCTCTCATCTCCAGACGCCACCTACAGTTCTGGAAGTCTCATCTGAGGCGAGTCCAAAAGCCTCTTCTGCAGGCACCGTTTTTGCCACCCAAAGCTCCTCCGCCGCTTATAAAGATCCCAGAGTGTCCAGCCAAAAACCGGGATGGCCCGAAGCAGCTTCTTGAGACCCCTCTATGTGCTGATGTTATGTTTATCGTTCAGGAGCACGTCCACTTGTATGCCCACAGAATCTACCTGTCTACCTCATCCTCCAAATTCTTCGACCTCTTTCAAATGGACTTTTCGGACGAATCCCAGTGCTTGGTGGTAACAGAGCGTCACGGCCGAGATCAGCTAATGCGCACACTAAGCCTGGACACGGAAGAGGATGTCATGGTTCTCCCAAACCTTTCTCCTTGCTCTCTTCGAGCATCCAAGAGTGACGGTACCCTCAAAATGTTGAGTTTCAGCGGGATGCACCGACGCACAAGGCTTTCCCTGGCATCTTGGAGCAAGGCTTTCTACAGCATCCACAAGGAGAACGTGATCAACCCGGTCACAGGTACGCCGGCTCTCATGACAATCGTAAAGATGGATCATTCCATTCACCATGGGCCATTCAGTGCGGTCTTGCGCTTCCTCTACACCGGCGAGTTGGACGAGAAGGAGAAGGACCTGATGAAGATCGCCCAGATTGCAGAGATCCTAGAAGTGTTTGATCTCCGGATGATGGTGGAGAACATCATGAACAATGAAGGCTTCATGAATCAAGAGATCACAAAAGCGTTCCACGTGAGAAAAGCCAACCGAATCAAAGAGTGTCTCGCCAAGAATAATTTCACAG ATGTGGTGTTCAGGTTAGACGATGGCACCATTAACGCCCACAAACCACTGCTGATCTCTAGCTGTGACTGGATGGCTGCCTTATTTGGGGGCTCTTTCATGGAGAGTGCAAACGACGAG GTCTCATTCCCCAACACCAGCAGAGTATGTATGCAGGCAGTGCTGGAGTACCTCTACACCAATCAGCTGTCGCCCATGGCAGACCTGGACCCAATGGAGCTGATCGCCCTGGCCAACAGACTGTGCCTTCCACGGCTCATCGCCCTCACAG AGCAATACGCCGTGAGCGAGTTACTAAAAGCATCTAAAGATGGACAGGACATTGATGGAGAGGTACTTACCTATCTGGAGCTCGCTCAG TTCCATAATGCTAATCAACTCGCTGCCTGGTGTTTACACCACATCTGCACCCATTACAACAGGATATGTGCCAATTATCGCAAAGAGATCAAGTCCAAATCGCCGG AAAACCAGGAATATTTCGAGAAGCACCGCTGGCCTCCGGTTTGGTATCTGAAAGAGGAAGATCACTATCAGCGGGTgaagaaggagagagagaaagaggatgtGGTGCTGAATAAACATCACTCGCGGCGGCGCTGGTGTTTCTGGAGCACGTCCCCTGCTGTCGCTTGA